TTTAAGCAAATAGTTGCTCATATCCTGAATAACAGAATGCTGATTCTGTGTTATGGGTCCTTCGTATGGAATAGCATTAGgattaaatttatgagataaAGTCCGAGGAATGTCTTTGGTGTCGGGGTGAGAAGCACAATCACTAGCGTATGTCGCCTGACTTTTGACATAGTCTTCAGTTCGGGAAGTTTTCTCCAAGTTAATACATGCAGtatcaaattcttttttaattctaaaactGTCACAAACACTATCAGTTTCATACTGCTCAAATGCAACTGCCTCAGCTTGTGCAACTGCAGCAGGCTCCTTTTCACGAGAGAGCTTTATGTCTATTTCTGCTGACACTTTCTGTTTTTCTAGGGTAGCTTGTTCCTCAAGAAATTTTAGACGTACATGTTGCTTGTCTGCATGGATTCTTTTTGCTTTGCGACTGAAGAGCCGTTAGAACGATTAGATGCTGAAATAGCTGACCTCGTCTCGAATTGATCGGATAGGCGTTCGACAACTTCCAGTAAAATTTGAGAAAGTCTATCTCGGAAAATTTGTACTGCTTCTGAATACTTGTTACCTGTCTTAAATGTGCGTCCATTTCCTTGAAAGATCGTTCTGTTTTAGCATTTCCTAGGaaattcatgaaattctgtGACATAAGTATGAATCGCTTAAATGCACTGTTCATATTGTCTTCCATCTTACGAAGATATGTTCTATCAAAACACTCACTATCAAACGAATCGATTATGTCCTCTATATCCCTGCATGATGTCACAAATTTATCCCGAAGATTAACAAATTGTTCGTCAAACAATATTTTGGCCTTCTCTGTATGCCGCACCATCCGTGGTCCTTGAATTTCAGGATCCCTGGTTTCAGGTTTCTCTGTTGCCATCATGAAGATAGTGTCATATCTTCAATGATCCTGGTTATGTTTATTTACTGTTCTGCCTTTTTGCAGATGTTAACCACAATATAGTCAGCATGTTTTTTCTCTCAATGAAGTTTATTACTGTACAAGTCGTACTGTGCATTGTGGTAAATAACTGAaatacacaaaatgaaaaattgttcaCAATATGTTCGATTTGTGATACAAAGACACTCCAATTTAGACAATAACATGAACGTTACATCGACAAagatataattaaaataaataatcaaaatattctaCATATAATCCCCGAGTTACTTTTATACAAGGCATCAAAATCTGGTAAACAATGTATATGAAAGTTAACTTTACCGACATGGAACAAATATTTCGCCTTGAGCATAGTAAACCACTTgcaccaatatatatatatattgctaaaatacttCATACCTTACAATATcatgaaaaaatgtttgttgaGAAAAAATGCAACTTACACATAGTGCAGGGAGGCATCAATCCATAATTTGTTACATATGTGCTTGGAGCAAGCAAATCTCGTGCGCAGGAACTACGAATTATAAATTACGGAACCAATAACGTTCAAACAGAGACGGATCGCCTTGATTACTAACATGGtctaagagagataactcaaatCCCTATGTGAATACATAACAcgatgatttcatcttctccaccgtcaacttcccatatttgtgtagcaatattccattatcacttgcatatggtatttatatagaTTACTCTGTatacctaatcagaatatgctaataacggcgggtgtgactagTCACGAGGGGATGCAAACTCTTTGCTGTCCTTtataggtcatctgagtttTAATTAGAAATATCTAAACGTTTGGGTACCCTTGATATAAAAGAGAAAAACTTGCAACCCTTATAGGATACTAAATTTCAGCCATTACAAAAAAGTAATCAATAGCATTACATTGTATTGAATATCTCTCGACGTTCATATAATTAATCTAGATGTTCGACAAATTTCATGAAATGATCAAGTACTTCTTGCGATATTAGGTAAtcaatttaaatgtttgaacGATTAACTTGAGTAGAAATGAACGTGGACCCTCTGAAGACTTGATCGTTTTGTATACGGCAACATTTGCAATGAAGTAGACAATTACATTCTATCACCATCtaataacattttgaaattgggAAACTAACCGGAGTTTAAATATGGATGTGTCGAATACttgaaatggaaaaaatcatCCCTTTCCTCAGCTGCACTTCACAATCGACGGCCATTTTGTGTGAACCATTTCGCTCCTTTTCAGATGTTTGAAAATGGTTGCCGGTTGCGAACGCCGTACTAGGAATTTTGACGGTATTTGTGACTGGAAAAGTATGTCATATTCAGTCAGACGGTATAGATCAATTAACGTTTTATACcatttatctacatgtatctgtgtttAGTGAGctagaaatattgaaaaaaattgaaatgttgtggaatcattaaatttcatagaggaccaatttttgtggatttcGCAACGAAATACTCAAATTATATGATGTCATTATGCAGGGACTATATACATGAAATTACATACCACGAAACTGCAAAATATAGACAACCTACGAAAATTGGCCCCTGCCATGGGTACATATTGTGCGCCATTATTGGCTGACTTGTTTTCATCTTCTTATTAAACAGAATTATTCAAATCCCTTTACAGGAGATGAAATTTGTTTGCAGTCACATGCAAtccaacatttagatacatggCCGATGTTTTGTTTATCAACAACACTGCAcccctttcattcatatgtcgatttaatATATGCTCAATGAACTGAAAACACATCTGCACAAAGTATTCCACATCTATTTCAGAGTAGGATGTTTCATTGAATATAGACGTCGATGGCGAACTTGAAATTCAGCTTCATGACAAATGTGATGTCTTTAGCTtatcatcgtcaacttctcatattcatgtagcaattatcctttatcacctgtatacatcttcgcaagccaagtgtctgaTTCGCTTAGTCTCCTCGAattgagagtaagcgaatcgaacatttggcttgcgaagatgcacctgcatatggtgtttatgctTCTCAATTCATTTGGTCTGTGTACAATAATTTTCTAAaccgaagcaggctactgaaaaataagTAGACGTTAAACGATTTTCAACATTTCCTTTAAGGTAATCAATGtataaaaatgtgaagataacatatagtgatcaatctcataactcctgtaaagaatacaaaattaagtgtagGACACGCACGGATATctggatttgcgaaatgcataacgatcatattttatatataataaaaaagtgGGCAATTCTTATAATAAAACTATCATTTTGTAGGGTTTATGAAATAAGCCTAATCCACCCCAGGAGTTTACAGAATTTTGATCATCACTTGATTTATTTCCCCTTGAAGTATATAGGAAGatccttttttaaaaagatattctttaaaaaaaaattgtaatttcaaaattacaaatcGGGGTAAAATATACGTTattacaatatgaaataaaattattcatatGTACACATATTCATTCTTATTGTTTATTATGAAGAGCGAATGATTCTtccaaatataaaaaatagacTTGTTATCAATTACCAGATTTCATCTATtatataacaatgaatatttacctttattgaaaatgtgaagataacgaatagttaCCAAGCTCATgattcccataaagaatacagcATTAAGAGGAgtacaaacacggatccctgcacatattagaggtgggatcaagtttctaggaggggtaagcataccctatcgaccggtcacacccgcagtgagccatatatctttaGCAGGTAAACGAAACAATCCGTAGtcgattaaaagttatttaaatccttcaattttacaaacaaattgcGATAGTATCTCCATCATAAACTTCTCATATTATGCACCAATTTCCTATTATAcgaactgattcgatacggaagagtttgttctgcatatgatcagtttttatatcgaggcgtgctattgacaaataagttgcCTTTACAATGGTTTCAACAGTATCTTTTAAAGTTATTATGTTGCAAATGTTATGGTCGTTTAACGATTTTAGTAACAAATACCTTTCATAGAGCAAAATTCTGTCTGACACCAATTGCTATTTTCCCCACGATACGATTACAAGAACCTATACGTCGTGTCGGGAAGCCTTAACTGAGCTGCATATTTCTCGTGTATCGAACCACaatatgctggtgataatgcaatattgctgcataaacccatgggatgaaaatgatAAGTTGATGATGGATACTTATACGTAATTTTATGTTAGGTAGGGTTCaactgttttatttaaagtaaGTGTTTCGCAAATGTTATGTTCGTTATTATGATGGTAATTGCAAATACAAGCTGTCATATGATCGAATGCTGTGTGAAGTGTTTCAAATGAACGGACTCTTTACAcacatattttgactacggattactccgttcacctgatcaacaGAGAGGGTTTACGCGGGTCAACAGGGcatatttactcctcctaggcacctgaatccacttctagtgtgtccaggagtccatgcCGGTCCTACTCTTTGGTAATCTCTATAGGAGTATGAGATTTTCTGAACCTTTTCTACGGGATAGTTTTGTACATTCCACAAAGAGAAAACTACCAATTTGCCAGGTTCACAGAAGCAGCAAAAATGGCGTTCttagtaaataaaacattaaagaaAACGCCTGATGCATATAGTTtattaaagaaacaaaaaacatcgatttaaggaaatatttcATGGGTCTGGTCTATAGATCTTGATACTGATGGATCTACTCGGAACCGTTTGTTCGACAGTACGGGTAGGCGGTGGCGGTAACGCCGTAGTACATTCCTTCAGATCCTTTCTTAGCATCATAACCCCAGAAGACACACTTGTTAGGATTACATTTAGACgcaagaaatttcatatatgTGCATTCACAGGCTCGGAGTTTACACTTGTCCGAGACCGACTCCACGTAATATCCTACAGCTTTCAAATGTCCACAGGCTTTGTGGAATGTTGCCTCTAGAATGAATGAAACATTATCATGAAATAAGATAAAGACCGTTCAATTGTTATCAGATGTTTAGAAATATAGAACTTTCTTACTTTTTAGAGTATGAATCTTAACAGGGTTTTTCGGGTTATAGGTACATCCTGGTTGTCTTCTTCCACCATTGACGTAGATATCAAGATGGCCGCATCTTTTCTTCATTCCATAACCTAAATGAAATGGAAGTTTACATCTTATCATATCAAGTagacatctacatgtatttatacttCATACTCAGGATAGGACCATATTTACTAATATTAATGTGATGTAacacttatacggtaccaattttgatgtaccagatgtgcatttcgacaaataatgtcttcagtgatgctcaagccgaaattttggaaaatcgaaataacaataaacttctaggatctaaaaggaaaactagagtgccataaactggagccaaattcgtccaaggataagagctatgcatgagggagataatccttaatttttaaatgaatttctaaattttatcacagcaattaaatatacatccgtattttcaagttagtaacgaagtatttagctactgggctgcagagaccctcagggactaacagtccaccagcaaaggcctcgacccagggttcataatgtaaaacttatacggtaccaaatttgatgcaccagatgcgcatttcgagaaataatgtaattttaattCTATAACATAATGTTTGAATTTTCTTCAATGAATATGATTGCATGATATACCTGCCAATTGGCATGTCTCTAGAGCTCTGATTCCTGATTTCTTtacaaatgattaaagataaaGACATGCTTTGACTGTGTTCAGTTTGTAATAAGATGTGACTACTCTAGAAGGTCCAAAACATGGCCGTTATTTTACTGCTGTTGTTTCTGACAGACGTGAACCTTatgcaaaaaaacaaaaaaacaaaacaaataaaacccAGGATGTTGCATTTCAGGGGTCTTTAATACAGTAGTAATCGGGAATTTTCTTTAGTTTCCATGATGGATACCAATAtccgtttttgaaaaaaagtcagtaacatttgaaaaaaaaaactggacCTTATGAATGAAAGCTACAAGCTTTCCTTTTAGCATTATGCCTCAATGAAAAattatctcataaaatatagcaattatcaaattttaatgGGCTTCCGATGTTTTGCCTTTTAAATCACTGCGTAATTTAAGAACATGTCATTATGATATCTGTTGGAAAATCCTGCTTTAGAATACCTGGTGGGTCTATTTCcgtaaataaaatcattttacacAACCTTAGTAACTTTGTTATCTTTGTAATCTAGtgttatattttatttgtttttattcataCTTCTGGTATAAcgatatgcaaggtgaagataacgaacagtgatcaatctcataactcctataagcaatacaaaatagatagttgggcaaacacggacccctggacacaccagaattgggatcaggtgcctaggaggagtaagcatccccttttaaccggttacacccgccgtgagcactatatcctgatcaggtaaacggagttattcgcagtcaaaTAGATCTACATGACACTAATTAAAGGGAATTtgtaaggtattcaatgtaagAACTTATTTTCGATGAATTTGTTCTTTGATAGAATTacaaatgtttgtatttttcttgGAGTCTCCAATGATCATGTATGCATGTTatgtttatttcttaattgacattgatatgaaattaattGCATTTCATGATGTCACTGATCATTTACTAATTGACATTGATTTCAAATTAGATACTCTACTGATGTATCTGATAAACGTGTATATAATTATCTAATGCGCATGTGCTGAGATGAGACATATACAACATACACCAAAAGAGCGTCAGAGGGACTTTTTCCCAGAAGAAAACAGGATTTTTTGTAAAGTAGAAATAATGTCAATTTAAACCAATCATAGGCAAATATATTACTAAGAAACAAAATTGTTTAGAAAACGTTTAGTCCAAAGAAAGTATGTAATCATATAACAAAGTTTAAATTCAGTGCACATAACCAAGTAGCATTAATCATTTAATATACTATATCAGAAAACGAAGTACATTATCTATACaatatttgatgataaattAACGACCACTTTTAAGGATATTCGGAAACACTAGTATATGGTCTAATTTTCTGTGAGTTTTATATTTGATAAGTCATTGCTATTCAATTTATAAAACCACAGAATTATCGTATCCAAAAGTTTTCTATAGATCagcaaatatttttaaaacgtttAATATTTCTGCCATATTCACGCAAGTCAACTAGGAAATGAACGAGCATTATGTTCTCACCAAACGGTCGCGCATCCGTGTGAATGATGTCTACAAATTGGGCGCTTTCTTTGTTGATTGCAAACTTTGAAGTTTCAAATAACGGACTGGCTGGGTCTAAACCTGAAATTAAAAAACGAACATTTAATATTGATTCAATTTCATAAAAGTATGTTAACAATAAAATTTGGTTAATTTGTTACAAATTTGGACAATATGCATTATATTCATGATGTAGTTAGTAATTTACTGAAATAATCTGAGCTTACCTATGAAACGTAACATTCACAATTTACACTGGGCAAAtagtttgttttgtgtttgtgaaggtaacacgttgttttgtgtttgtggAGGTAACACTTTGCTTTGTATTTGTGAAGGTAGCAcgttgttttgtgtttgtgaaggaAACACGTTGGTTTCTGTTTGTGAAGGTACATGTAACACTTCCTTTTGTATTTGTGAAGGTAATACTtggttttgtgtttgtgaaggtaaCACTTTCAACAAACCAAATGATCCTTACCACTACTGAGAAAAGGTATGGGGTATAGTGAATTGTTAAAGCTTAAGAAACAGTGAAAACAAAGGCTTGAAATTTCGGATTAAAGTGATGCATTATATTCTGTCATTGCAAAGACATGTTTGATCTATTTTTCGGAGGTTGACGGAATTTTTTTGCAACTATGAGTACTTTGATTTGCTCTTCGAATCCTCTTCTAAAGCTAACAAGGTTGAAAACTATATAGATAAGAAATCACTTTGATCATAAATGAAAGGATGTATAGTTAATTCAAAGGAGAAAAGATGCACATGTCTTAGATGCTAGGACCAGACTTTAATACCTACCTGTAATACGACCGATCTTTCCCTTGGAATGTTTCCCTGCCTCTGCAGCAGCGTGTGCTCCCAAGCCTTGACCGATGATATGAACCTTGTCCAACGGAATATTGTTCTTTTCCAGGAATCTATAGACGTAAGCCCCGACAGTTTGAACGTTAGAGGCGGATTGAGCGTAGTTCACTCCCGCTCCCAAGGCCCAGTCAATCAGCAAAACATTGTGTTTCCTCTGAAAATAATCGATCTTTAtcatctgggtttttttttctttatggcTAATGATGCTAACATATGTTAAAGACTGGCCGGgattaaaattgaaataaaaaaggttcattttaaaatcatataacaAACGCAGCTTAGTATCTCCAAAATTCAACCCCCCGAAATTTTTCGGGATTGGTATATCGAAAAACTGAAAAGTGTTTGCTTGCAAACTtacaattgaataaaaaaaaatatgaaagcgTTAAAAACATTACTGATTATTTGCTTGACCTTTTAATCCCCAAACTTCATATTTTGTGAGTTATTGCATTAGAGTCAACGAAAATTCAACGGTAGAATTTTGATACTAAAAGGACATTTAGTTTGCATATATTAAAACAAGCATATACATGGCTGAGTTTGTGAGTATcataaatctgaaaatgtatTCGTCACTTATCTTCTCAACTGAAATGGGAACaaaatgtatttgtgaaacactgatgtccaCATATGACAGCAAAAATAATTATCGTACCcatatgaaatatatgaaaaccctatcacttaccattcaaatgttatggctaaggtaaatttttcaaaagtaggtcaaacgccAAGGGCAAGAGGTTAACAATAATTTGCTACTAAACAAAAggtcttttcaaaatatgagagCACTATCAAGATCCATTCAAAAATGATGACCACGGATATAGTTTTTGCGGACAGAGAAACAGACGGATAGATCCATTACGGGACATAAGATATGGTTCATTTTAACAATACTGTACTTCTGTGACTCTTATTTTAGAAATTGTGAAGTCGGTCAATTGGTAGGGTAATTTCTCTCTGCATTTTGATCGAGATGTCAAAgggaactttttaaaaaaaaaaatgtggcaAATCTCCTACGCATTTCCAAAATAGAATTACCAGAAGACGCTTTTCTGAACACAAAATCATTGCATATGAATTTATGTTCTACATGCAAATCGGATACAATGTTCGATGTTTCATGTTTTAAATTGGACGGTACGTTGGTTGTCTTATATGAATTTGTTGGAACTGTTTAGCAGAGGACTGTTCCTGTATGTAAGACGGTAATTTGTGCTACAGCGTAACTTTATAAATGGTGTCACACTAAAACATTACACCTAGTTTAATGATTTCACACCAATTTATTCTATGAATGCAGCATTTAAATCATATTAAAAAACTATTCAAATTCGGTGCTTAATACAGTGACAGAAGATAAAGTCCCGGGTTAGAATAACAAAATGTGGGCAAAGTTGTTAGTCAGTTATGTGCAGGTGTTTGAATTTATCATCGCTAACCATTAAGGAATTTGATTGAAAATTCATTAGAACACATAAAATCAATTCTCTGGTTCAGAGAGGCCAATTTTCGCAAAAACAGATAAGGGAAGgccttttcacattttcataagCAACAAAATAGATGATTGAGGCATTTGTTTAATCTCGAACTTGTTGGAAAAGAAACTTTAAATGTAAAAGTTATGTAATTGAATCATGAACACAGTAGACTTTCCTTATCTGGGCCACCAACAACAAAATTTTAGGCAAGGTCATCTGAACTGGAGACTGCAGAACATGTATGTAACAAATACATAACTGACTATAAATGATTCATTCGGAACATAGGCCGTGTTATATTCCTTCGATTCGGATTTACTATGACTAAAGAGTTAAGGTGTATagctctaaatatagggtatcTAAGGTCGCCGTGAGAAAAAATCCAACCAATCAATCACGTGATTGAAAATTCCAttctgtattctaatatattcgCACAATCTTCATTATATTGTACctctaaacagaatgtttgtgCATTGCAAGAAGCAATTAGAATGTGgaatattaaatataatttttaagtgGAATGTCTTACCCCAATTCGTAAATTGAGTTCCACAATAACTTCAAGTTACTGAAATTGTAAAACCTTCTGCACACTCACtatcacagccattttgacAGGTGCCCAAAAATGATGAAGGACCCAAAACAATTTAGAGGCtcaaatataaattttcatcaATAAGAATTCAATATAGTACATACATTATGCTGATAACAAGACTTTATCAAGGTACACAGTTcttattatgtatatttttatttaaaccaCATTAACGTAGGTATTTGGCGATTaatgttcattcatatgtcgattcaatatattccagtgaacttcaaataaaggacaccacagagtcatccagtTCTCCTTcatactttcatattttattgaaagtagatatcaacggcaaactgacaactcaactgtatgacaaacgggattatttcaattctccatcgtcaactttccctatttatgtagtaatattccgttatcacctccatatggtgtttatatctctcaactgattcgttaCGCAAGAGTTTGCTCTGcttatggtaagtttttaaatcgaagcaggctactgacaaacaatttgatagtgcaggggttccaacagtctcgtttaaagtcagcatttcgaaaattatatggtcattataacgaactagtttaccaatacaacctatcattgggtcaaatgctgtctgacgtgcttcgTGCCGATTGTtataccgttcttggcacactgattttgactacggatacctccgCTTACaatgtacctgatcaagatataggactcacggagggtgtgaccggtcaacagaggatgcttactcctcctaggaactttatcccacttctggtatatctcgggatccgtgtttgcccaactttattttgtattgcttataggagttatgagattgaccactgttcgttatctccacctttcttGTAATAATGAAGTCAATCTATGTATTAGTTACACTGGTTAAAGTGACTGTGCAAAGTGAAAGTGCAGgcggttttacaattttcatttacttGGAGGTAATATTACATATCCCtgtttatgaattggggtaggAAGTTTtctacctttactctttattagtaaatatgaattaaattgatACACTGGGCTGTGAATCGGAAGTCATAAACATGCAAGTCTAGTCGGTAAATAGCTCTTTTGTTGTAACGATGTCTGacttaaaataaagattattttattttatttgatttgcAAGTGAATTTCAAATGCAAAACGGGAAAATTTAGAACGAATGCGGATTTTCCCCCCAGATACAACAGTCTATtaccaactttttattttattgaaaattcgATAAAATCGGCAATGCGGCAACCTCAAAACGAATACGTGGGGGCCTTAAAACCgtaatatcaattttgtttgtCCTTATTAAAGAAATCTAACAAAAATACTCCTAAGAAATGGATATGCAATAcctgtatgaaatatatcatatgatgCAAGCATGATGtctctttagaaataaacatttttggTTTCATATGAATACAATACAATTTGATTTGGTATAAATACAAGTAGTTAATTGATATTTAGACGTTCTCAACAAGTTAAAACTCGGCAGGTGAGCATCTTTCTGTTCTAGGTATGATATCCAACCAGTGTTTCAAAATAAGAAagaatacagataaataaaaaaaaatgaaatactatTACCTGTCTAAGGGTGTCTGCAAGGTCTCGTATAGCTGGAAGTGACGTATCCACCAAGTAGCCATGGATAATGACGTCAGTCTCCTTGGTTCGATCAAAACTCTTCGGAAGGGCAGTGTTCTCTGATATCTTATCCACCCCTTCAAACCAAACATTTTTCAGCTTCATTTCCTCGGGGCTCTCTGGTCGTTTATTGAAGCGTTTGCTCATACACATCTTGACGGCCAAAATTGCAAAGCATAAACTGGTCGCTCTGACCATTGCtgatttgcaaaaaaaaaaataacattttacaatgtatatgacaTGCCAACATTAATACATGCAAGTAGAATTTCGGAAATCAAGACGTTAATAATCATTATTGAATTTTGTTTAAGGAAACTATAATCAAATATGACATCAATTAACAGAATGAAAGATATGTAACTATATTCACATTCTATACAAAAGGGTTAGTAGAAATACTACTGAAAGGTCGAAAGGAAACAGGTAAAAATATAAGAATACTTCAGCTGAGATCTCTCTTGTCATTTAGCAGCTGTTGAAGAGATGGATTTCATGTAACAAATTTGTTTAGCAGGTTACCTTCATTATTGGTCAAAATGGATGACATATTGGTCTCGTCACCACCTGAAACGGCACAAATTTATTTTAGTAAATCATTGGAATTTGTTTGTATTTAGCAAGATAGCGAACACGGATTCAAATCATACAAAGAAGTCGAAATTGATtataattgggcaaacatggagcAGATGTGTGATCAGATGCGTTGGAGGActaagcataccctgttgaccggtcacacctgctgtgagccctatatctttatcagttAAATGGaataattcgtagtcaaaatcattatgtaaagaacggcctaacagttgatatgaaatatgtcaATGAACATTTGACATAATGACAGGTTAAATTTGCAAACTAAATgctgataataataatagtaataataataatataatttttatagcgcctaatataaaacaaatattctaAGGCGCTTTACAGGGGTAAAAAGAGAAATGCAACGATAAAACACAAATAACTGTTTGACAGAagatcttatatctgtaaaatcatcaaaataaaacactataattaagACTAATAGCTAAATTTTGGGGGAttgtttgataattaaaagcAGTCATAGTTTATACATATTACAATCTGAAAAGCTAATCGATGAAAACAAGTTTAAAGACGAATTGGAAAATTTCAAAAGATGTTGACCTCTTGATGTAATCTTGAAGGTCATTCCAGAGATGTTCTGCAGCTCAACTGAGTTGGCGTTGCCTGCAATTCTGTTGGTTTGGTTGGAGGTTATACAACTTTTTttagcacgttttcatactcaaattCGAAATATGTGCTCTAAATCATACTTGTACtcaaaagtgaagataataacacTTTTATGAAATCATTCTCATGCTTAAATGGAGTACATGTTCAAGTTTGTCCGAGTATGTTTcgaagcttgctcagagttgcactcaaaacaaacatggctgagtttgaatATGAGCATGGTAAAAtatttataacctccaggcctgatcTTTGGCTCCACAAGTCGCGACTTTGATTCTGACTGTAATGGTCGACTTGGCTTGCATTTATTTAAACGATTTGGATGTATCATTGGAATAacacagaaatatatttgaacttctaaatttgaaattagtTTTCATAAATTCTGGTTACATTTGTAGTTGTAGATTGATGCAGCTACATATATCTAAATCTTTATTCTAGTGCAAAATGTCCCATTAAACAATCTC
Above is a genomic segment from Ostrea edulis chromosome 3, xbOstEdul1.1, whole genome shotgun sequence containing:
- the LOC130053449 gene encoding pancreatic triacylglycerol lipase-like, with amino-acid sequence MGQHSTHHYYCHRGAVCSGVGKRGDETNMSSILTNNEAMVRATSLCFAILAVKMCMSKRFNKRPESPEEMKLKNVWFEGVDKISENTALPKSFDRTKETDVIIHGYLVDTSLPAIRDLADTLRQRKHNVLLIDWALGAGVNYAQSASNVQTVGAYVYRFLEKNNIPLDKVHIIGQGLGAHAAAEAGKHSKGKIGRITGLDPASPLFETSKFAINKESAQFVDIIHTDARPFGYGMKKRCGHLDIYVNGGRRQPGCTYNPKNPVKIHTLKKATFHKACGHLKAVGYYVESVSDKCKLRACECTYMKFLASKCNPNKCVFWGYDAKKGSEGMYYGVTATAYPYCRTNGSE